ggactttaacctggtgttgtgagacttcttactgtgggaggaaaccagagcacctggacgaaactcacacagacacagggagaacttacaaactccacacagacaatgatccaagccaggaatcgaacccgggtccctggcgctgtgaggcagcagtgctaactactgtgccaccatgccaccctattatGTGTGGGAATTGTGTTGTTCTATGTATGCAAGTGAACATAAAAGTATTAAAATGAACAGAAGTTTGGTCTTTTGGGCAGTGGAGAAGAAAACAAGCCAAGATTCCTGCTCTTGATCATTATCCAGTAGTTTCTCCAAATGATGGATTATAATGAGGATTGGGTTGAGCTATGAGCTCTGTAGCTAGAAGCCTGGCAACAGTCACTAATTAGATCTGCAGAAAAAGATTGATCACTTAAGGACTTGTCTTATTGTACAACATGGAGTGGAGGAAATAGGAAAGAGAGGATGCTAAAAATGCTGAAACCTTCAGAATTCATCgatgatcaaaaacagaaaatcaaaCTTTTCAATGCAGCTCttgaaagggttttttttttaaaacaaatcagCAGATATTCCTATTTTATAGTTATGTTACACCTGGAACATGTTAAATTTTATTTCAACTATGTTAATTCAGGGTTAATAGTGAGGCAGGGTAAAAACTCCACCAGTGAAGCAGCTGGTGACCGTGTACATCCtatacagatttcctcaacactgaTGAAAAGATTTTTAATCAGATGATTGGATCATTTTCAGTAACATTGCTCATGGTGATTTAAAACAAATCAGGTTCTCCCAGGTAAGTCCTGAAGTTGAGTCGAACTCGGATGAGCAGGGTCTGCAAACTGGATAGTGACAGAAAAGTAACTAAAGCAGCATTAGGATTCCACCCTAGGAAATTCAGTGCAGCGGTTCTGAAGACTGAATTTGATGCAAGGGGCAGACATTGAATGTATTGGTTGGTAGTGAAATTTTTTCAGGGTCTGGAAGTTGTAAAGAAAAATGGTAACTAAAAATGAGAGCTAAACCTGGAGGTTGGGGGCAGCaaacaggaaaggtacaggtagcggcacggtagcacagtggttagcactgctgcttcacagctccagggacctgggttcgaatcctggctcaggtcgctgtctgtgtggagtttgcacattctccctgtgtctgcgtgggtttcctccgggtgctccggtttcctcccacagtccaaagatgtgcgggttaggttgattggccattctaaattgccccttagtgtcccgggatgcataggttagaggggttagtgggtaaatatgtagggatacgtggatagggcctgggtgggattgtggttggtgcagacttgatgggccgaatggcctctttctgcactgttggattctacgaTACAGgcagcatggtaacacagtggttagcactgctgcctcacagccaccagggactcgagttcgattcccagcttgggtcattgtctgtgtgcagtttgcacattctccccgtgtctgcgtgggtttgctccggtttcctcccacattccaaagatgtgcgatttaggtggattggctatgctaaactgccccttagtgttagggggcgagctagggtaaatgcatggggttatggggattgggccttggtaggactgtgatcggtgcagacttgatgggccgaatagcctccttctgcactgtaggattctatgattctaaacattcAAGTGGATTTTCTCCCATTTTAAACTTACCTGACTTGGTAAATGGCAAAAACAAAATTCCCCAAGTGAACACAAACAACTTACCACAGAACCCTAATGTTAGAAGCCCTAGATATCAAGCCTgataattaacttttgaaagtaagTGAAGTGGCCATTGGTAGGGGTATCTCAAAATTATATAAAGTCATGATAATAGGGAATGGACAAAATAAGCTGAAGAATTTGAATATATTAAATTGACTATGGTACTGCTCATGATTAACTGAGGAACATAATTCTTTTCATGTACATGATGATATTGGAGATGTAAAGAGAATTTAGAAGCTTGCTGCACAAAGTCACATGATAACCAGAGGCTGCAACTCATCATGATACCTGACAATGAACATTAATGAGACAAAAATGCTTGTGCAAAAATGATTAAGTCGAAGTGAGGTTTGTTGGCGGTGCGTAAGGATTTTAATAATATATAGGTAGATGATTGCCTCAAGTGACAGGATTTTACTCTGAGCTTTGTAACTCATGTTTGAAATTTCAAAAGATAATTCTTGGGAGATTTTGGAAAATGTTCATTTCGAAGCACACTGGAAGCAGTTGTGGGCAGTTAGTATATTATATCCTCAAGAGAATACTTTCATGACAATTTTTTTGACAAAACAATTTACTGGTTGTTATGCAAAGTGGTGGCATTGTTTATGTTTCAGTAACACAGCAGTGTATGCCAGTTTTCAATGTCCCATTATAGAAATTCCTTTATGCAAAGAGTTATTAAagaattaaatgttttttaatcACAGTTTGAGGCACAGATCATCTTTTAAtagcaaattagttaaacatttcAAACACAAGATTAAagtgttatgaggaaaggctggcgAGGTAGGATTGCTCGAACAAGGAGCTGGCACAGACAGCCCAAATACATTCTGTTGTGCTGTAAACTTGTATTGTCCTACACTGTTGTTAGTTGTCGTTTGCAAGTTTAACTAACTTTTTAGTGTTCAAGAAAGCTGTAACTGAATGTGGGTTTAACCCTCACACTGTATCTTACCACACGCTTAGTGCGCAAAGAAAATTTggatattttaaaatgttaattacATTGAGTGAAGCAGAGGAAGATGACAGCAAAACACAATTTAGTGACTGCTAGTATTCAGtcaccagcaaaatctacatgttAACAACAAAACGGTGTGTTTTTGAAATTAGAAGAACATTTATTGTGGTATACAGGAATCTAATCCCATCCTATGATGAAGCAAGTGATTTTTCCTGAAATATATATTAAAATatttttagtttaaaaaaaaattgtaaaatCTCAAAGCCATTAGAAGTATTTACAAACTTCATTCATTTTTAATATTAAAAAGACATCTCCTGAACAGGTTTTCACAGAGAACTTTGTATCACATCATAATTAGGAACATTACCGATCTTATTTATTGGGGTAACCAAATGTTCTACATATCATGAGGAAGTGTAATACACAGCCCAGAGCTACGTCGATGCAGCAACTAGCCCAGCTGTGCCCTGACCGATcttctgtccacaaaaagcagtctCCAGTGGTTTGAATCCAAGCTCATCTACTGGAATTCCAAATGCAGTGAGTTTTGCCTCATACGTTCGCAGCAGATCGTTGTGAGCCTAATTGAAAAGCAGTGTCAAATCTTAATCCTACAGAAAACATGTGCTTATCATAGCTTTACATGAAAAATATCTTTTCCATTGCAACCATAGATTAATCTGCAGATTGGTATTCATATGGCGCCGTCTCAGGTTTCTAATTAATGCGTCAAAGCATGCTATACACGATCAACGACGTGCAGTAACTGTTATTTTGATAACAGCAGACTCGCACAAAGAAGAACAAGATGAATGACCATTGATTTGTTTTTGGATAATGTTTGTTGAGAGAGGAATGTTGGCCATGgcacctgctcttcttcaaatcctaccatggatTTTTAACATTTACCTCAATCAACAGAATGTGTCACAGATATTTTTCATGATGCATAAACTGACACTTCCAGCAGTACCACTCTCGGTAATGTAGTTACTGGCACATATTAGTCCAGTGTATAAACTCAGACCTAACTGAGATTATTGCCAAAGTCATTAGTTTGTAAACACGATTTTCCAAAAAATGTGTAATTTTTGTATTTTGTGAGAatttccaaattttaaaaaagtaaaccCAGGAGTAAACCAGTGCAACTCACTTTCACATTCACCCTTACCTTACAAACCCGAGCCAGTTCATACTGCAAATCCTTTATAACATTATTCTTGGAGTCCAGGACATCCTGAAAAAGAACCAAAGAATGTAAAACCTAAAACGTATTCAACATAAAGTAAACACAACTTGACATAATTTGTATTTGTAGTTCAGAACTTCAGAaacaagtttatttttattatgaGAGTGTTgcaggtaaggccagcatttattgtccatccctaattgcccttgagaaggtagtggtgagctataTTCTTGAAACatttgctgcagttcatgtgttgtaggtacacccaatatTTTTTCCATTGCTCTTTTTATAACTATGTAAGCTTGTGATACCATTTCAGAATACAGTTAAACGTCCACCACATTGTCAGACTTTGCCACTGGAATCATGTGTAGCCCAGACCCGGTAAGGGTGGGAGATTTCCTCCCGTGAAGGATATCActatagcacggtagcacagtggttagcactgctgcttcacagctccagggacatgggttcgattcccggcttgggtcactgtttgtgtggagtttgcacattctcctcgtgtctgcatgggtttcctccgggtgctccggtttcctcccacagtccaaagatgtacgggttaggtagattggccatgctaaaattgccccttagtgtcctgagatgcgtaggttagagggattagcgggtaaatatgggggtagggccggggtgcgatcgtggtcggtgcagactcgatgggccaaatgacctctttctgcactgtagggtttctatgattcactaaaCCAActagatttttccaacaatctgaTGGATCTGTGGTCATCATTACCAACACTAATATTTTATTACGTTTAAATTCTGCCAGTTGCCCTAGTCACATTTGAACTTGTATAACTGAAGTGCAGGCCTCTGGATCACCAGTCCCGTAACATTACCATATGCCACCATCCCCCTAAAACAGGTTCACTTTGCCTCAAAATAAAAGTCATCTATATGTTATAGGAtatattttctttgttcattaagaaagaaatatttgcatttacATCATTTCCCAAGTCTTCAAGACAACCTGGAAAAACAGCATCGTGCACACACCAAAAAGAGGGGTCAACCTAGGTGTAGGCCTAGAAGCCACAGAACAGTTGCAAATGAGCTACAGTGGATGTGTGAGGATGACACAAGACAGGCGATcatgacagcagatctcctggtGGCAGTATTTACAAGCAGCTGCAGCTTGTTGTATCAGATGTTGAGCAGTCTAATAAGCAGTGCTAAAAGGGTCCATTGGAGGTTGCTAAAGGAACAGTCTAGTAGATTTTGAGTTTTAATTTTTGTGCTCAGGGGAAGTACATGTGGTCCACCGGCATTCACAAAAATGTTTTGGTCCAATGACACCTGCATTGCTTTTTTTTGTTGAGTACCCCACTTCCCCATTGGCATCACTTTCTCCCTTCAAACGTACTTAGCATCGCAGCTCAATGGGAAAGGAGAGCAGGCTGATTTCCTACTCTCACCACCAGAAAAACACAACAGGGTGCACATTCAGTGCCTGAAGTTGGTTTGGAATCCGCACAGGCAAAGGTGGGTGGGCACTGCAGTTACTCAATCTATTTGCTGCTTGTTTCATGAGGAAATCAAATTGCTCAGCCTTGGAGTCGCATTCCTAGCCCAGCAATGATTGATGCTGACTTTTGATTGACTATGTACGAGGACTAAAATATCAAAgctcaacttttttttaaaaagtagttttTTCTGCAAGGGTAATAAATATACACCAAAATAGTATGATTGTAATACGTTGCTACCTCACAAATTATTTTGTTTATCTTCCTAACTTATATGTGGACATGTATAGCCTCATAGTTTGTATTGCATAGCTCCCTTAAGGATCCACTGTGGAGTTTTCTAATTGTACCCCAATCTCAAAACTACAAGGTGAGAGAAGGAACACAAACCTCCAGTTTGCGAGTGATCATACTGAGTGCAGTTGGGTCGAGGTTGGAAGCAGCGAGGACCTCATTCAATTGTGCTTCTTTTTTCTCCAAGCAGTCTGAGAGCACACAAAGCTTCTGCTCAAGGATAATATTTTTCAAGCCAGTTTTCTGCTGAACCTCCTGAATGGCTTTGTCAAATTTGTTATACAGATCATCTCGCTCTTCTTGAACCTCAATTTTTAACAAAAAGCACACAAGACATTAGAAATGTTTAAAGTTAGACAGAGATAAAAAGCATCTATGTCAATTCCATTAAAAGCAATTCACATGTTGATAAGTTGAATGGGTATTGAAAGGCATTATTTGAAACTATTATAAAGACAAAATACTTTTTCACTATTCTGAATATAGAGAGGGCTACTTCTTGTAAAAATATCGTACTGAGTGTTATATGTACTACAGCCAGTCACCTGTTAGGTTTATAAAAACATCATAGGAATGCACATATATTAACTACCCTAATTCTATAGTTGGCTGTATGacttaaccatagaatccctacagtgcagaaggaggccattcggcccatagagtctccACCAACCTTCCGAAAGAGCACTCTATCTAAGcctattcccccaccctatccttgtagcCCCACTTATTGATCatcgctaatccacttaacctacacatctttggatactaaagggcaatttagccagGCCAATCTACCtattttgcacatctttggactgtggggggaaactggagcacctggaggaaacccacacagacaagggaagaacatacaaactccacagagtcacccgaggctggaatcacaccctggtccctggtgtgaggcagcaatgctaaccactatgcccttGTTGATGTTTTTGGAAAAGCTAATAAGTTGGTTATCATTTATCATATGCAATTGATAAGTCAATTTTTCTATTCCTCTTTTGTGCTCTTTAATAAAATTATCTGAATttgtcttgctgtctctctccacTTTATCTCAGATTTCCTGATACCAGCAGTGAAAAATTTTTtctcattgatttttaaaaattcattcacaggatgtggatggCGCTGGCAAAGCCATTGTCCATTCTTCAATGGCCTTAAGGTGGTAGTGAACCATATTCTGAATCACTGTAGTCCATATGGTGAAGGCTTTTCCACtattaggcagagaattccatgaTGAAGGATACCACAAGATTATTGgaatccagagtcaatgttgaagacttccagggcaactctctcctgaccactgtgccactagtgGGACAGGGCATATTCAAGGGTCATGATGGAAGAGGACATTGTTTGAAAGATATGATTCAGATTATgacaatgtcaggctgttgtttatgagtctgtgggacagctttaATTATGGCACGTCCTCAGATATCAGGAGGACTTTGATGTGTTAACTGGGCTGGGTGCGCCTTTGTTGTGTAGTGTCCAAATCCAATACCTAGATCAATGTCAGGTCGTCCAACCAATTTTCCTATTTATAGCAATTGtcatagcagtttgatacaacttaatgccttgctaggccatttcagagggcagttacgagtcagtcaatcagattgcagcaatcagggggcggcacggtagcacagtggttagcactgctgcttcacagtggttagcactgctgcttcacagctccagggacctgggttcgattcccgacttgggtcactgtctgtgtggagtttgcacattctcctcgtgtctgcgtgggtttcctccgggtgctccggtttcctcccacagtccaaagatgtgcgggttaggttgataggccatgctaaaaattgccccttggtgtcctgagatgcgtagattagagggattagcgggtaaaatatgtagggatatgggggggtagggcctgggtgggattgtggtcggtgcagactcgatgggccgcatggcctctttctgtactttagggtttctatgatgattgctgtgggtctggagaagCAAATAGGGCAGACTGGACTTCCTTCACTAAAGAGGACACTAGTAAACCAGATGGCAATCTGGTAGTTACATAGTCACCATTGTTGATACCAGCTTTTGAATTGAATTaactgaacttaaattccacaacttttatagtgggatttgaactctagcCCATGTATCATTAATCCAggctttggattactagtccagtgacataacTATGGCGCCGTTTCTTTCACAGTTCCACCAATGAAATCCCTAATCACCATCATTATTATTAATCTCTCTAGTTTTAAGTTGTTTTAACTATAGATCAAGAATCCTGATCTATTGGATTCCATTCACAAAAGGCTATGAAAGCTGGAACAACATGACCTTTCAAGACCGAGATTGACTGATTTTTGTTAGATAAGGGTGTCACAGGAATGGAGCAAAAGTAGGTAAATTGCATTGAGGTATACAGAACAGCCATGGTACAACAAGCTCAGGACTGAATGGCTTATTTCTGTCCCCGCAATCTGATTTCAGTTCATAACTTGTGTTACAGTATTGTCTTTGCAATTTCCCACCACAACATTAGAACACTCGTGCATCTTTCTGAAGTACCTCCTTTCGTGCAGGAGGTCACAACTGTTCTTTTAACATTGGATTCCATCAGCTGCAACTTAGTAAATATTTTTACTGTAATCTACCTTGCAAAAACGCTGCTCAAGTACTTCGTGCTCCCATCTGAACTGTttcatttctttgtccataagtTTAAGCTTTGCTCTCGCTCGCtgtgaaaagaaaaatcaaactGCATGTCACCATAATGGCTTCAACGGTTAATTGTTGCATTCTTTTCCAATGGACTGTTGACTCCCATCCTTCCCATTAACTCCAAGAATGCACCATCCGAAGCGCAGGCATTTTAATAACTGGGTATTAATATACTTTCATTTTTAGCTAACAGGAGTATACATGACATTTCCTCCACAAGATGGAGCCATGTTCCTTCTggaagtaacagttttaacaagaccaggttaaagtccaacaggtttatttggtagcaaataccattagctttcggagcgctgctccttcgtcagatggagaggaaatctgctctcaaacagggcacagagacacacaatcaattgattttggactttaacctggtgttgttaaaactgttactgtgtttaccccagtccaacgccggcatctccacatcatgactaccttctgGAAGTCTCAGAGGTGTGTAACTACCGATCCTACTGTGTAATCTTACAGTTGTAGCATTTGGGTATTTGGAAGTAAAGTGGCTATCAAAAATATTTTTCTCCCCTAAAGCAGATAAAAATACAGCATGGACATGTATTACTAAAGCTGGTATCTGTTGTATAACTAAACATTTGTTTTTACAGATTTGAGACaaaacatgtttttttaaaatattcatttgtgggacatgggtgttgctgactggccaacatttattgcccattcctggttgcccttgagaaggtggtggtgagctgccttcttgaagagctgcagtccacgtgctatgggttgacccacaataccattatggagggaattccaggattttgacccagcaactacaaaggaatggtgatatatttccaagtcagggcggtaagtggcttggaggggaacttgcaagtggtggtgttcccatatatctgctacccttctaggtggaagtggtggtgggtttggaaggtgctgtcgaaggatctttggtgaattgctgcagtgcaacttgtagataatacacactgctgctactgggtgtcggtggtggaaggagtggatgtttgtagatgtggtgccaatcaagcggctgatttgtcctggatggtgtcaagcttcttgggtgttgttggagctgcacccatccaggcaaatggggagtattccatcacactcctgacttgtgccttgtagatggcagataggttttggggagtcaggaggtgagttactcaccacagtattcctagcctctgacctgctcttgtagccaccatgtttgtggcaagtccagttgagcttctggtcaatggtgaccccaacgatgttgacagtgggggattcagtgatggtaacaccattgaatgtcaaggggcagtggttagtgtctcttattggtgatggtcattgcctggcatttgtggcacaaatgttacttgtcacttgtcagcccaatcctagatattgtccagatcttgctacatttgaacatggactgcttcagtatctaaggagtcgcagatggtgctgaacattgtgcaatcatcggcgaacatccccacttctgaccttatgacagagggaaggttattgatgaagcagctgaagatggttgggcctaggacacgaccttgagggactcctgcagagatgtcatggagctgagatgactgaccctccacaacaacaaccatcttccaatgtaccaggtatgactccaaccagtggagagtgtgTCCAataatacccattgattccagttttgttagggctctttgatgccacactcggttgaatgtggccttgattttaaaggctgtcactctcacctcacctctggaattcagctcttggaattcagccatgtttgaaccaaggctgtaatgaggacaggagctgagtgaccctgatgaaacccaaactgggcatcatttagcaggttattgatgagcaggtgctgcttgatagcactgttgatgaccccatccatcactttactgatgatcgagtgtagactgattgggcggtaattggccgttTGGATTTGTCCTTctttttgtgtgcaggacatacctgggcaattttccacattgtcaggtagatgccagtgttgtaattggCTTGGCTATGGGAGCAgcatgttctggagcacaagtcttcagtactattgcaggAATGTTAaaagggcccattgcctttgcagtatccaatgcctccaactgtttcttgatatcacgtggagtaaatcgaattgactggagactggcatctgagttgCTGGAagccactggaggaggctgagatcgatcatccactcggcacttctggctgtagattgctgcgaatgcttaagccttatcttttgcactgatatgctgggctcctccatcattgaggatggggaaatttgtggagagttgtttaattgtccaccaccattcacgactggatgtggcaggactgcagagcttagatctgatccgttggttgtgggatcgcttagctctgtctatcacttgctgtttatgccatttggcatgcaagtagtcctgtttggtagcttcactaggttgactccttatttttaggtatgcctggtgccgctccctcttgcactctccattgaaccagggttgttaTACTCAAAAACAATACCACCTCACATAAATCTCCAAGTGGCAGGAAATGATAATCACCAACAAGAAAGAATTtataaccacctccccttgacttgcaatggcattatcattatcTAGTCCtccctatcaacatcctgggggttcatCAGTTAGCAGAAACTCAGCTGGGTAAGCCACATCAGTACTGTAGCTACTACAACAGGTAAGAAGCTCGGTATTCTGCTGCAAGCAGCTCACCTTCTGAATTCTAAAGTCTCTCCACGACCTACAAGGCTCTAGTCAAGAGCTGCATGATGGAATATGCTCCCTTTGTCTAGATGAATAAAGGACTCACTGCCATACCTGACAAAGCAGTCAGGCTGCGCtctccccaaaaccggaaaatcccatcagaGGTCAATGGATGTTTGCGTGGTCTGCACCCCCATCTGCTACAATTCCCAAGAACTCTGCAGCTTAGGCAGCTGATAACATAATACGGGCAAAGGGAGTTGAGGATGCATGGGTGGTGAGAGGTGAAATGATGTTGGACATGAGGAAGTTATAGAGGTAGAAAGAGAGGGatcattgcggggggggggggggggatttgaatacaggaataGCTCATTTAAAATTGGTAGACTGGAGCCAATACAGATTTTTGAGCACAGTGTGATGGGCGAGGTGGATTTGGTGCATGTTTGGATATCGGGAGCAGAGTTTGAATGATCTCAAATTGGCAGAGGATGGAAGATGGGAGGCCAATGAGAAAACTATTGGACTAGTCAAGCATGGTGGTAATGGAAACATGAATGGTCGTTTTAGCAGCAAGTGTTTTGAGACAGGGATTATGTTACAGTTGATGGGAGTTGGAGGTCTCTGTGCTGTACAGGATACAAGACTGGAAAAACAGCTCCAAAAAATTAAAAGGgaagactttcatttatatagtgcctttcatgactacagaatatcccaaagcactttacagtcaatgacatgtagtcattattgtaatgtaggaaatgcagcagccaattcatCTGTAGCAAGTTCCTAAAACAGCAATGTtataatgaccagttaatctgttttatgatgttattgagggataaatattgtcatgGAAGTGTATtattcctgctcttcttcaaaatattaCAGGGGATCTTTTACCTTCACCCGAACTGGCAGACAGGctacagtttaacatctcatctgaatgacggcacctccaacagtgcaatgGAATGTCAGCCTCAACTTTTGTGCTCAAGCACAAGAGTGACACTTGAATGTACTATCTTCTTATGTGGAAATGAGAGGGCCATCAACTGAACCAGGCTATAGGGTCAATTAGGACACCAAGGCTGTGAACAGTGTAGTTCAGCCTGAGACAGTGTTACAGCACAGGGCAGGGGAGGGATCAAGagggatggtgatgatggtgatgatggggctgttgccttgtggatccagaactg
The nucleotide sequence above comes from Mustelus asterias chromosome 4, sMusAst1.hap1.1, whole genome shotgun sequence. Encoded proteins:
- the drc4 gene encoding dynein regulatory complex subunit 4 isoform X2, with the translated sequence MDVLRDEMELKRKTEIHEIEERKNGQINALMKNHEKAFSDIKNYYNDITLNNLALINSLKEQVEDMKLKEERLEKEMSEVQFQNKRLTEPLRKAREEVTKLTKHLTNYEQDKGFLSRARAKLKLMDKEMKQFRWEHEVLEQRFCKVQEERDDLYNKFDKAIQEVQQKTGLKNIILEQKLCVLSDCLEKKEAQLNEVLAASNLDPTALSMITRKLEDVLDSKNNVIKDLQYELARVCKAHNDLLRTYEAKLTAFGIPVDELGFKPLETAFCGQKIGQGTAGLVAAST